The genome window ACATGGGAATAGCCGAAGCCTTTTGGCATGGTCTCTGGATGGATAACGGTCACTTGTTTTTCATTCGACATGGGTACTACCTCCTCTATTCGTGCAAGTTTTGGCAACAGGGAATAATTACACATCCGGCACGGGATTCCTTCCTTGTAAGTGTACACCGGGGAAACGGCGCGTATGGACTCGGGTTCAATTCACACAATATTAATTCATTTGTACTAAACAAAAAAATCAGTATAATGATATTAGTTCGTCTTTATAGATAGATCTGAATGGCCATCCACCGAAGAAACCGATTCTATTGTGGGGTTAGGTGAAGAGAAGAGTTCGTTAGTAACGATGGTACAATTTTATCGTAGTGGGGGAACGTCTATGAAAAGTATTCTGGCAAAAGTAAGTAAAGTAAGTCTGGTAAAGCAAATTATCATAGGCTTGATTATTGGTATTATCCTGGCTATTACAATCCCTGAAGCAGCAAAACCTGTAGTCATTTTAGGTTCTTTATTTGTAGGTGCTTTGAAAGCGATTGCACCTGTGTTGGTACTCTTTTTGGTTATGTCGGCCATTGCTCAACATAAAAACGGTCAACGAACGAATATGAAATCCATTATCGTCCTCTACCTTTTAGGAACCTTCTTAGCTGGAACCATCGCAGTTATCGCAAGCTTTATTTTCCCTGTAGGCTTAACACTTGCAAATGGAGCTGAGGGTGTGACGCCTCCTGGCGGTGTTGCAGAGGTTCTCAAGACTTTGCTGCTAAATGTGGTGGATAACCCCGTTAACGCGATTGTCAAAGCGAATTATATCGGGATCTTGGCTTGGGCAGTGCTTCTTGGTCTGGCTTTGAGAAATGCCGTTGATACGACGAAAACGATGATCAGTAATTTTTCCGATGCAGTTTCGAAGTTGGTTGGCTGGGTCATTAAGTTTGCACCTTTGGGAATCATGGGTCTCGTATTTGAGTCGATTACCACAAATGGATTGGGTGCGTTGCTAGGCTATGCGAAATTGCTCGCTGTATTGATTGGTTGCATGCTTTTCGTGGCATTGGTTGTCAATCCAATCATGGTATTTGCAGCCATAAGACAAAACCCTTACCCGCTTGTTTTCAAGTGCTTGAAGGAAAGCGGCATTACAGCGTTCTTTACAAGAAGCTCAGCTTCGAATATTCCTGTAAATATGAAATTGTGCGAAAATCTGGGTTTGAATAAAGATAGTTATTCCGTATCGATTCCATTAGGGGCAACCATCAATATGGCTGGAGCAGCTGTTACGATTTCTGTTTTGACCCTGGCAGCGGTTCATACTCTTGGCATTCAAGTGGATATCCCTACTGCTATCCTCCTTAGCGTCGTATCCGCTATATGTGCTTGCGGTGCTTCTGGGGTGGCTGGAGGATCTTTATTACTGATTCCTCTCGCATGCAGCTTATTCGGCATTCCAAATGAACTCGCGATGCAGGTAGTCGGAGTCGGCTTTATTATCGGTGTGTTACAAGACTCTTTCGAAACGTCACTCAACTCCTCTTCAGACGTTCTCTTCACAGCAGCAGCTGAGTTTAAAGAGTGGCGAAAAGAAGGAAAGAAAATAACTATCTCCAAAGCAGCATAAGGAAGAAATCTTCTTATTCGGCATTTGAACTGCCCCCTATCGTTAGGCTGGACTAACGATGGGGGGTATTTGCTTAAGCCCACCTTCATTAACAGAAAAGAAAGCCCAATCATGCCGGGCTTTCTCTATCACTCATTTCGAGCATTCTCTTTTCAGTTCGCCGCATTGGCGAGCTTGCTGCGCTCTGCCTTCCACGTTAGCTCTTGCACCAGCTGTCTGACGGAATCCTGCAAACGCTGTGCAGCCTCCTCTTCCAGCTCGCTCGTTCCGTCCTCTTTCTTTTTCACCAGCGAATCCAGAATGAAGGCGCCAGCCAGCACGTGTCTCGCGCCCAATGCAGACAGGACCGGCTTCAGCGCATAATCGATGGCTAGCAGATGTGCGATTGTGCCCCCGATTGCTACCGGCAAAATGAGCTTTCCATCCAGCCCCTTTTGCGGGAGCAGGTCCAAAAATGCTTTCAGGACTCCTGAATACGCTGCTTTGTAGATCGGCGTCGCAATCACGACGGCATCTGCCTCCGCGATCCGTTCATTGGCCTGCACGATCGCGGGACTGTCAAAGCGGACGTGAAGCAAATCCTCAGCCGGCAGGTCACGCACATGAATCCGCCCGGTCTGATGCCCCTCTTCCTGCAGCAAACGTTCTGTATGGGCCAGCACGCTGTCCAGTCTGGAGCCTTGATAAGGACTGCCTGATACAATCACGATTCTTGCCATGGTATCTCTCTCCTCTTTTCTTCTATTTCGTGAGCAGCTGAGCTCCTGCCTGGCGTGAAATGCGGTCGATCTCCTGAACTTCTTCTGAGCTCAACCGCTCGTCGATGAACCGCAACGATTCTGTTACATGAGCGGAACGCGATGCTCCCAGAATGGCGGAGGTCACCGTTTGATTGCCCAGCACCCAGGCGAGAGCCAGCTGAGGCAATGTCCAGCCGCGCTGCTCTGCTAAAGGCTTTAATCCCTCCACGATGTGATGATGCCGCTCCTGCTCCAGCAGCGCGAGCAGCCGTTGTTCGCCCGCAGCGCCCCTGCTGCCCTGTGGAGGTGCTTCGCCCT of Brevibacillus choshinensis contains these proteins:
- the sstT gene encoding serine/threonine transporter SstT; the encoded protein is MKSILAKVSKVSLVKQIIIGLIIGIILAITIPEAAKPVVILGSLFVGALKAIAPVLVLFLVMSAIAQHKNGQRTNMKSIIVLYLLGTFLAGTIAVIASFIFPVGLTLANGAEGVTPPGGVAEVLKTLLLNVVDNPVNAIVKANYIGILAWAVLLGLALRNAVDTTKTMISNFSDAVSKLVGWVIKFAPLGIMGLVFESITTNGLGALLGYAKLLAVLIGCMLFVALVVNPIMVFAAIRQNPYPLVFKCLKESGITAFFTRSSASNIPVNMKLCENLGLNKDSYSVSIPLGATINMAGAAVTISVLTLAAVHTLGIQVDIPTAILLSVVSAICACGASGVAGGSLLLIPLACSLFGIPNELAMQVVGVGFIIGVLQDSFETSLNSSSDVLFTAAAEFKEWRKEGKKITISKAA
- the ssuE gene encoding NADPH-dependent FMN reductase, with translation MARIVIVSGSPYQGSRLDSVLAHTERLLQEEGHQTGRIHVRDLPAEDLLHVRFDSPAIVQANERIAEADAVVIATPIYKAAYSGVLKAFLDLLPQKGLDGKLILPVAIGGTIAHLLAIDYALKPVLSALGARHVLAGAFILDSLVKKKEDGTSELEEEAAQRLQDSVRQLVQELTWKAERSKLANAAN